One Streptomyces sp. NBC_00223 genomic window carries:
- a CDS encoding MFS transporter yields the protein MAVVRDLRVLLRLPDFRRLLAVRLLSQLSDGVFQVALAAYVVFSPEKQTSPTAIASAMAILLLPYSLLGPFTGVLLDRWRRRQVLLHCNLLRAVLSCGTAALILLHVPDWLFYLSALSVTAVNRFVLAGLSAALPRVVDGERLVTANSLSPTAGTLAATVGGGAAFVVHLFLPTGAGADAATVLLGALLYLCAGLSALTLGRDLLGPDAPQGPTRVLSALAGTAQGLGEGLRHLGQRPAARRALTAMTAMRFCYGALTVTLLMLCRYAWSGPSDSDGGLALLGLAVGLSAAGFFTAAVVTPWATARLGTAGWIICCSAASALLLPPLALSFRQAPMMLAAFVLGVTTQGAKIATDTVVQTAVNDAYRGRVFSLYDVAFNVAFVGAAAVAALILPADGRSHGLVLTLAVFYAATAVAMARVRDVSRGTQRVG from the coding sequence ATGGCTGTTGTGCGCGATCTCCGCGTGCTGCTGCGGCTGCCCGACTTCCGGCGGCTGCTCGCGGTACGCCTGCTGTCCCAGCTCTCGGACGGTGTCTTCCAGGTCGCGTTGGCCGCGTATGTGGTCTTCTCCCCGGAGAAGCAGACCTCGCCGACCGCGATCGCCTCGGCGATGGCCATCCTGCTGCTGCCGTACTCGCTGCTCGGCCCGTTCACCGGAGTGCTGCTCGACCGGTGGCGGCGCCGACAGGTACTGCTCCACTGCAATCTGCTGCGGGCGGTGCTGTCCTGCGGCACCGCGGCACTGATACTGCTGCACGTCCCCGACTGGCTGTTCTATCTGTCCGCGCTGTCGGTGACCGCCGTCAACCGCTTCGTACTGGCCGGACTCTCCGCCGCGCTGCCCCGGGTGGTGGACGGGGAGCGGCTCGTCACGGCGAACTCCCTGTCGCCGACGGCCGGCACCCTCGCGGCGACCGTCGGCGGGGGCGCCGCCTTCGTGGTGCACCTCTTCCTCCCCACCGGCGCCGGGGCGGACGCGGCGACCGTACTGCTGGGCGCGCTCCTCTATCTGTGCGCGGGCCTGTCGGCGCTCACCCTCGGACGCGATCTGCTCGGCCCCGACGCCCCGCAGGGCCCGACCCGGGTCCTCAGCGCCCTGGCGGGCACCGCCCAGGGGCTCGGCGAGGGACTGCGGCACCTGGGGCAGCGGCCCGCCGCACGGCGGGCGCTGACCGCGATGACGGCGATGCGGTTCTGCTACGGCGCGCTCACCGTGACACTGCTGATGCTGTGCCGCTACGCCTGGTCCGGCCCGTCCGACAGCGACGGCGGGCTGGCCCTGCTGGGCCTTGCGGTCGGGCTGTCCGCGGCCGGGTTCTTCACCGCCGCGGTGGTCACCCCCTGGGCCACCGCGCGGCTGGGCACGGCGGGCTGGATCATCTGCTGCTCGGCCGCGTCCGCGCTGCTGCTGCCCCCGCTGGCGCTGTCGTTCCGCCAGGCGCCCATGATGCTGGCGGCCTTCGTCCTCGGGGTCACCACGCAGGGCGCCAAGATCGCCACCGACACCGTCGTGCAGACCGCTGTCAACGACGCGTACCGCGGCCGGGTCTTCTCGCTCTACGACGTGGCCTTCAACGTCGCCTTCGTGGGCGCGGCGGCGGTGGCGGCGCTGATACTGCCGGCCGACGGCCGCTCGCACGGGCTCGTCCTGACGCTGGCCGTCTTCTACGCGGCCACGGCGGTGGCGATGGCGCGGGTCCGCGATGTTTCACGTGGAACACAGCGCGTGGGGTGA
- a CDS encoding DUF6049 family protein, whose product MGEAAQAPGTPPPTPHRRLRRFTALFAGAALLTGLVQGVQATASQAKSPSGSRTAELTVDGLTPRIPAKGDTITVSGMITNNGKSKITQAHVGVRIGPQGPLDARSTMKTVSSRTGYVTAEDGYEVPDHTVDVPAISAGQSTPFTVKVPVGALDLGATGVYQLGVTLDGQSAAEPWEHVLGIKRTFLPWYDDGETAKTTKISYLWPLTDRPHIAPRGDTDSQQSPIFLDDDLTQELAPGGRLQEMVQLAKNLPVTWAIDPDLLASVEAMTKSYRVAGHDGDVTVTTPGTGSAVAKQWLNSLKTAVAGDQVVALPFGDTDLASLAHHGKGVRGSVDHLKVGASLGRITVDTILGVQSTANMAWPVDGAIDPSIVSVARGGGASRIIARSDTFPEDGDLNYTPNAARPVSGGITAVVADAPLSTAFTGDMLSAQNTNLAIQGFIAQSLMITMEAPEKQRAILVAPQRTPSVAQARALAEAIGAVDGSPWADSVSFDTTAKAHPDPDARHKVPSASAYPKSLRKHELSTDAFRQIQETQSGLNSFVTILTRQDRVTVPFGNAVLRSMSTSWRDDPHGADFRNAIGGYLQDLIDAVHILPKTTLTLSGRSGTIPVTVKNELSQPVKGLVLRLTSGTTIRLEIRDADQPIAIEGGHTRTLKFQTTASANGAVGITAHLYTEDGALYGKTVGFEVHINKVTDLVMLIIGAGLLLLVLAGVRIYRQRKRQAADEGGDGGSEGDGDNGGGDGDDGEAEGSDPGQPGDPAADTGQESPEPSPAGEKVDG is encoded by the coding sequence GTGGGCGAGGCGGCACAGGCACCCGGAACACCCCCGCCCACCCCCCACCGGCGGCTGCGGCGGTTCACGGCGCTCTTCGCCGGGGCCGCGCTGCTCACCGGTCTGGTGCAGGGCGTCCAGGCCACCGCGTCCCAGGCGAAGTCCCCCAGCGGCTCACGCACCGCCGAGCTGACCGTGGACGGCCTCACCCCCCGCATCCCGGCCAAGGGCGACACGATCACCGTGTCCGGGATGATCACGAACAACGGCAAGTCGAAGATCACCCAGGCGCATGTCGGCGTACGGATCGGCCCCCAGGGGCCGCTCGACGCCCGCAGCACCATGAAGACCGTGTCGTCCAGGACCGGCTATGTCACCGCGGAGGACGGCTACGAGGTCCCGGACCACACCGTCGACGTGCCGGCCATCTCCGCGGGCCAGAGCACACCCTTCACCGTCAAGGTGCCGGTCGGCGCCCTCGACCTCGGTGCCACCGGTGTCTACCAGCTCGGGGTCACGCTGGACGGCCAGAGCGCGGCGGAGCCGTGGGAGCACGTCCTCGGCATCAAGCGGACCTTCCTGCCCTGGTACGACGACGGCGAGACCGCCAAGACGACGAAGATCAGCTATCTGTGGCCGCTCACCGACCGGCCGCACATCGCCCCCCGCGGCGACACCGACTCCCAGCAGAGCCCGATCTTCCTCGACGACGACCTGACCCAGGAGCTGGCGCCCGGCGGACGGCTGCAAGAGATGGTGCAGCTGGCCAAGAACCTCCCCGTCACCTGGGCCATCGACCCCGACCTGCTCGCCTCGGTCGAGGCGATGACGAAGAGCTACCGGGTGGCCGGCCACGACGGCGACGTCACCGTGACCACCCCGGGCACCGGCTCCGCCGTCGCCAAGCAGTGGCTGAACTCCCTCAAGACCGCCGTCGCGGGCGACCAGGTGGTGGCGCTGCCCTTCGGCGACACCGATCTGGCGTCGCTCGCCCACCACGGCAAGGGCGTGCGCGGCAGCGTCGACCATCTCAAGGTCGGCGCCTCCCTCGGCAGGATCACCGTGGACACCATCCTCGGTGTGCAGTCGACCGCGAACATGGCCTGGCCGGTGGACGGCGCCATCGACCCCTCCATCGTGTCCGTGGCGCGCGGCGGCGGCGCGAGCCGGATCATCGCGCGCAGCGACACCTTCCCGGAGGACGGCGACCTGAACTACACGCCGAACGCGGCCCGCCCGGTCAGCGGCGGCATCACCGCGGTGGTCGCCGACGCCCCGCTGTCGACCGCGTTCACCGGCGACATGCTCAGCGCCCAGAACACCAACCTGGCGATCCAGGGCTTCATCGCGCAGAGCCTGATGATCACCATGGAGGCCCCGGAGAAGCAGCGCGCGATCCTGGTGGCCCCGCAGCGCACCCCCAGCGTCGCCCAGGCGCGCGCGCTGGCCGAGGCGATCGGCGCGGTCGACGGCAGCCCGTGGGCCGACAGCGTCTCCTTCGACACCACGGCCAAGGCCCACCCGGACCCGGACGCCCGTCACAAGGTGCCCTCCGCGAGCGCCTATCCGAAGTCGCTGCGCAAGCACGAGCTGTCCACCGACGCGTTCCGGCAGATCCAGGAGACGCAGAGCGGCCTCAACAGCTTCGTGACCATCCTCACCCGCCAGGACCGGGTCACCGTGCCCTTCGGCAACGCGGTGCTGCGGTCGATGTCCACGAGCTGGCGGGACGATCCGCACGGCGCCGACTTCCGCAACGCCATCGGCGGCTATCTGCAGGACCTGATCGACGCGGTGCACATCCTGCCCAAGACCACGCTGACGCTGTCCGGGCGCAGCGGCACCATCCCGGTCACGGTCAAGAACGAGCTGAGCCAGCCGGTCAAGGGCCTGGTGCTGCGGCTCACCTCCGGCACCACCATCCGGCTGGAGATCCGCGACGCCGATCAGCCGATCGCGATCGAGGGCGGCCACACCCGTACCCTGAAGTTCCAGACCACCGCGAGTGCCAATGGCGCGGTCGGGATCACGGCGCACCTCTACACCGAGGACGGTGCGCTGTACGGGAAGACCGTCGGGTTCGAGGTCCACATCAACAAGGTGACCGACCTCGTGATGCTGATCATCGGCGCGGGCCTGCTGCTGTTGGTGCTCGCCGGGGTACGGATCTACCGTCAGCGTAAGCGCCAGGCCGCCGATGAAGGCGGTGACGGCGGCTCCGAGGGTGACGGCGACAACGGCGGCGGCGACGGAGACGACGGCGAGGCGGAAGGCAGTGATCCCGGGCAGCCGGGTGACCCTGCCGCTGACACCGGTCAGGAAAGCCCGGAGCCGTCCCCGGCAGGTGAGAAGGTGGACGGATAG
- a CDS encoding inositol-3-phosphate synthase, which produces MGSVRVAIVGVGNCATSLVQGVEYYKDADPDGRVPGLMHVQFGDYHVRDVEFVAAFDVDAKKVGLDLADAIGASENNTIKIADVPQTGVTVERGHTLDGLGKYYRETIEESSEAPVDIVRILKDREVDVLVCYLPVGSEDAAKFYAQAAIDAKVAFVNALPVFIAGTKEWADKFTEAGVPIIGDDIKSQVGATITHRVLAKLFEDRGVVLERTMQLNVGGNMDFKNMLERERLESKKISKTQAVTSQIPDRDLGAKNVHIGPSDYVQWLDDRKWAYVRLEGRAFGDVPLNLEYKLEVWDSPNSAGVIIDAVRAAKIAKDRGIGGPILSASSYFMKSPPVQYFDDQARENVEKFIRGEVER; this is translated from the coding sequence ATGGGTTCGGTTCGCGTAGCCATCGTTGGCGTAGGCAACTGCGCCACGTCGCTGGTGCAGGGTGTCGAGTACTACAAGGACGCCGACCCGGACGGCAGGGTGCCTGGTCTCATGCACGTGCAGTTCGGCGACTACCACGTGCGTGACGTCGAGTTCGTCGCCGCCTTCGATGTCGACGCGAAGAAGGTCGGACTCGACCTCGCGGACGCCATCGGCGCCAGCGAGAACAACACGATCAAGATCGCCGACGTGCCGCAGACCGGTGTGACCGTCGAGCGCGGCCACACCCTCGACGGCCTCGGCAAGTACTACCGCGAGACCATCGAGGAGTCCTCCGAGGCCCCGGTCGACATCGTCCGGATCCTCAAGGACCGCGAGGTCGACGTGCTGGTCTGCTACCTGCCGGTCGGTTCCGAGGACGCGGCGAAGTTCTACGCCCAGGCCGCCATCGACGCCAAGGTCGCCTTCGTCAACGCCCTCCCGGTCTTCATCGCCGGCACCAAGGAGTGGGCGGACAAGTTCACCGAGGCCGGCGTGCCGATCATCGGCGACGACATCAAGTCCCAGGTGGGCGCGACCATCACGCACCGCGTGCTGGCCAAGCTCTTCGAGGACCGCGGTGTCGTCCTCGAGCGCACCATGCAGCTGAACGTCGGCGGCAACATGGACTTCAAGAACATGCTGGAGCGCGAGCGCCTGGAGTCCAAGAAGATCTCCAAGACGCAGGCCGTCACCTCGCAGATCCCGGACCGCGACCTGGGCGCCAAGAACGTCCACATCGGCCCCTCGGACTACGTGCAGTGGCTGGACGACCGCAAGTGGGCGTACGTCCGTCTCGAGGGCCGTGCCTTCGGTGACGTCCCGCTGAACCTGGAGTACAAGCTGGAGGTCTGGGACTCCCCGAACTCCGCCGGTGTCATCATCGACGCGGTGCGCGCCGCGAAGATCGCCAAGGACCGTGGGATCGGCGGCCCGATCCTGTCGGCGTCCTCGTACTTCATGAAGTCCCCGCCGGTGCAGTACTTCGACGACCAGGCCCGCGAGAACGTGGAGAAGTTCATCCGCGGCGAGGTCGAGCGCTGA
- a CDS encoding CCA tRNA nucleotidyltransferase codes for MPNANNATRTPQAPHRIEPVAEDLGRRFREAGFQLALVGGSVRDTLLGRLGNDLDFTTDARPEQVLKILRPWADAVWEVGIAFGTVGGLKDGFQVEVTTYRSEAYDRTSRKPEVSYGDTIEEDLVRRDFTVNAMAVALPGTDFIDPYGGLDDLAARLLRTPGTPEESFSDDPLRMMRAARFAAQLDFEVAPEVVAAMTEMADRIDIVSAERVRDELNKLVLSDHPRKGLRLLVDTGLADRVLPELSALRLERDEHFRHKDVYEHTLTVLEQAIDLETDGPDLVLRLAALLHDIGKPKTRRFEPDGRVSFHHHEMVGAKMTKARLTQLKYPNDQVKDISRLVELHLRFHGYGSGEWTDSAVRRYVRDAGPLLERLHKLTRSDCTTRNKRKAAALSRTYDGLEARIAELQEREELDAIRPDLDGNQIMTVLDIGPGPVVGKAYQYLLELRLENGPMGEEAAVAALKEWWAGQS; via the coding sequence GTGCCGAATGCCAACAATGCCACCCGGACCCCGCAGGCCCCCCATCGGATCGAGCCCGTTGCCGAGGATCTCGGCCGGCGCTTCCGTGAGGCCGGATTCCAGCTCGCCCTTGTCGGCGGCTCGGTCCGGGACACCCTGCTGGGCAGGCTCGGCAACGACCTCGACTTCACCACCGACGCCCGGCCCGAGCAGGTGCTGAAGATCCTGCGGCCGTGGGCGGACGCGGTCTGGGAGGTCGGCATCGCCTTCGGGACGGTCGGCGGCCTGAAGGACGGCTTCCAGGTCGAGGTGACCACCTATCGCTCCGAGGCGTACGACCGCACGTCGCGCAAGCCGGAGGTGTCCTACGGCGACACCATCGAGGAGGACCTGGTCCGCCGTGACTTCACGGTGAACGCGATGGCGGTCGCGCTGCCGGGCACCGACTTCATCGACCCGTACGGGGGCCTGGACGACCTGGCCGCCCGGCTGCTGCGCACCCCCGGCACCCCCGAGGAGTCCTTCTCCGACGACCCACTGCGGATGATGCGGGCCGCGCGCTTCGCCGCTCAGCTGGACTTCGAGGTCGCCCCCGAGGTCGTCGCCGCGATGACGGAGATGGCGGACCGGATCGACATCGTCTCCGCCGAGCGGGTCAGGGACGAGCTGAACAAACTCGTGCTGTCCGACCACCCGCGCAAGGGACTGCGGCTGCTGGTCGACACCGGGCTGGCCGACCGGGTGCTGCCCGAGCTGTCGGCGCTGCGCCTTGAGCGCGACGAGCACTTCCGGCACAAGGACGTCTACGAGCACACCCTGACCGTGCTGGAGCAGGCGATCGACCTGGAGACGGACGGTCCCGACCTGGTGTTGCGGCTGGCCGCCCTGCTGCACGACATCGGCAAGCCGAAGACCCGCCGCTTCGAGCCGGACGGCCGGGTCTCCTTCCACCACCACGAGATGGTGGGCGCCAAGATGACCAAAGCGCGGCTGACCCAGCTGAAGTACCCCAATGACCAGGTGAAGGACATCTCCCGGCTGGTGGAGCTGCATCTGCGCTTCCACGGGTACGGCAGCGGCGAGTGGACCGACTCGGCCGTGCGGCGCTATGTACGGGACGCGGGCCCGCTGCTGGAGCGGCTGCACAAGCTGACCCGGTCCGACTGCACGACCCGCAACAAGCGCAAGGCGGCGGCCCTGTCGCGGACGTACGACGGCCTGGAGGCGCGGATCGCCGAGCTCCAGGAGCGGGAGGAGCTGGACGCGATCCGCCCGGACCTCGACGGCAACCAGATCATGACGGTCCTGGACATCGGGCCCGGGCCGGTGGTCGGCAAGGCGTACCAGTATCTGCTGGAGCTGCGGCTGGAGAACGGCCCGATGGGTGAGGAGGCCGCTGTCGCGGCCCTCAAGGAGTGGTGGGCCGGGCAGAGCTGA
- a CDS encoding PadR family transcriptional regulator — translation MSKRSGILEFAVLGLLRESPMHGYELRKRLNTSLGVFRAFSYGSLYPCLKTLVTQGWLIEETALDSDPLTAPLAGRRAKIVYRLTAAGKEHFEELLAHSGPDAWEDEHFAARFAFFGQTSKDVRMRVLEGRRSRLEERLEKMRGSLARTRERLDDYTLELQRHGMESVEREVRWLNELIETERAGRVERPDTERDENDIKQENGGRPGDRGTA, via the coding sequence TTGAGCAAGCGCTCCGGAATCCTCGAATTCGCGGTTCTCGGTCTGCTGCGTGAATCCCCTATGCACGGCTATGAGCTGCGCAAACGGCTCAACACTTCGCTCGGGGTGTTCCGCGCCTTCAGTTACGGGAGCTTGTATCCCTGCCTGAAGACGCTGGTCACCCAGGGGTGGTTGATCGAGGAGACGGCGCTGGACAGCGATCCGCTGACCGCGCCCCTCGCCGGCCGCCGGGCGAAGATCGTCTACCGGCTGACGGCCGCGGGCAAGGAGCACTTCGAGGAGCTGCTCGCCCATTCCGGCCCGGACGCCTGGGAGGACGAGCACTTCGCCGCTCGTTTCGCCTTCTTCGGCCAGACGTCGAAGGACGTCAGGATGCGAGTCCTGGAGGGTCGGCGCAGCCGCCTCGAGGAACGCCTGGAGAAGATGCGCGGGTCGCTGGCACGGACACGCGAACGGCTCGACGACTACACGCTCGAGCTGCAGCGGCACGGCATGGAATCGGTGGAGCGCGAGGTCCGCTGGCTCAATGAGCTGATCGAGACCGAGCGGGCCGGACGCGTGGAGCGGCCGGACACCGAGCGGGACGAGAACGACATCAAACAAGAGAACGGCGGACGCCCCGGGGACCGGGGAACCGCGTGA
- a CDS encoding transglycosylase domain-containing protein, which produces MSEHRRKPPQPPSGGRAAARRGGQQPTPPPSAPRSPEGGLPSGGTPSGGGQQQPYEGRAAARRAAQGRGSRRRADAGGGSRGTGGPGGTGGPGGPGPGGPAGRGGRGPGRRPAKKRFIDYPRFGKEGWRHWVPSWRQMTALCIGFVGTLIGVVGVAYAMVSVPDVNLSAKAQNNVYYWADGSQMIAFGGEVNRQIISYDEIPKSMQNAVISAENKTFETDKGVDPMGITRAVYNMAKGGETQGGSTITQQYVKNSRLDQQQTFSRKFKELFISIKVGATMKKSDIMAGYLNTSYFGRGAYGIQAAARTYYGVDAIKLNPSQSAVLAALLKGPTYYDPAGAPDIDPAATAANNLRRSTERWSWILDQEVKDKRLPAEERAKYTKYPTPDPVKKNAQMAGQIGYMVDLAKKYLINNKILTNDQLTQGGYQIHTTFQKPKVDALEAAVKTVQRDHIKPGGTHLNSKGEDADKFIQFGGASLNPKDGAIVAVYGGTDATRHFTNNADETGAQVGSTFKPFVLAAAMTEGVRDPKGPAEQGPDQRTPVSPDSVFSGRDQQLINDYTGQPWIGYDQHGQPFKWHQPNDDGENKDRVTLREALDDSLNSPFVQLGQDVGTDKVHDAAVAAGLVPNANNGLLDYKNSVTYSIGTSSPSAIRMADAYSTIDNQGRQNEPYSVTSVLHEGSVMWKHQVKTKIAFDAKVADTITGMLTDVIKKGTGTTAQLDGGRPAAGKTGTTDDNKSAWFDGFTPQLSTAIVMYRRDDQVHLDAKGNPKMNPFLSMYGTGGAPTIHGNSFPAQIWKDYMNAALKGQPHLAFEEPADDVGTVIYGNVPSPTPSPTETTPPPTATTEPPATATTTPPPPTQEWTTPPPTPTDTPTKQCFPWQNCDPPTTPPQTTDDPTPPTAQPPNGNDRPERSAGM; this is translated from the coding sequence ATGAGCGAGCACCGTCGCAAGCCGCCGCAGCCGCCGTCCGGCGGCCGTGCTGCCGCCCGGCGCGGGGGACAGCAGCCGACGCCCCCTCCTTCGGCCCCCCGGAGCCCCGAGGGCGGCCTTCCGAGCGGTGGGACCCCCAGCGGCGGTGGGCAGCAGCAACCGTACGAAGGCCGCGCGGCCGCACGTCGCGCGGCTCAGGGACGCGGCTCCCGGCGCAGAGCCGACGCGGGCGGCGGCTCCCGGGGCACCGGAGGACCGGGCGGTACGGGCGGCCCCGGCGGGCCGGGTCCCGGCGGCCCCGCGGGACGCGGCGGCCGAGGTCCCGGCCGGCGCCCCGCCAAGAAGCGCTTCATCGACTACCCCCGCTTCGGCAAGGAGGGCTGGCGCCACTGGGTGCCGTCCTGGCGCCAGATGACCGCCCTGTGCATCGGCTTCGTGGGCACGCTCATCGGCGTCGTCGGCGTCGCCTACGCCATGGTGAGCGTCCCGGACGTCAACCTCTCGGCCAAGGCGCAGAACAACGTCTACTACTGGGCCGACGGCAGCCAGATGATCGCCTTCGGCGGTGAGGTGAACCGTCAGATCATCTCGTACGACGAGATCCCCAAGAGCATGCAGAACGCGGTCATCTCGGCGGAGAACAAGACCTTCGAGACCGACAAGGGCGTCGACCCGATGGGCATCACCCGGGCCGTCTACAACATGGCCAAGGGCGGTGAGACCCAGGGCGGCTCGACCATCACCCAGCAGTACGTCAAGAACAGCCGGCTCGACCAGCAGCAGACCTTCTCCCGTAAGTTCAAGGAACTCTTCATCTCCATAAAGGTCGGCGCGACCATGAAGAAGTCCGACATCATGGCGGGCTATCTGAACACCTCGTACTTCGGGCGCGGCGCCTACGGCATCCAGGCGGCGGCCCGTACGTACTACGGCGTCGACGCCATCAAGCTCAACCCGAGCCAGAGCGCCGTCCTCGCCGCGCTGCTCAAGGGTCCGACGTACTACGACCCGGCCGGCGCCCCGGACATCGACCCGGCGGCCACCGCGGCGAACAACCTGCGCAGGTCCACGGAGCGCTGGTCGTGGATCCTGGACCAGGAGGTCAAGGACAAGCGGCTCCCGGCGGAGGAGCGGGCCAAGTACACCAAGTACCCCACGCCGGACCCGGTCAAGAAGAACGCACAGATGGCGGGCCAGATCGGCTACATGGTCGACCTCGCCAAGAAGTACCTGATCAACAACAAGATCCTCACCAACGACCAGCTCACCCAGGGCGGCTACCAGATTCACACCACCTTCCAGAAGCCGAAGGTGGACGCGCTGGAGGCGGCGGTCAAGACCGTCCAGAGGGACCACATCAAGCCCGGTGGCACCCATCTGAACTCCAAGGGCGAGGACGCCGACAAGTTCATCCAGTTCGGCGGCGCCTCGCTCAACCCCAAGGACGGCGCGATCGTCGCCGTCTACGGCGGTACCGACGCGACCAGGCACTTCACCAACAACGCGGACGAGACCGGCGCCCAGGTCGGCTCGACCTTCAAGCCCTTCGTACTGGCCGCCGCGATGACCGAGGGCGTACGCGATCCGAAGGGTCCGGCGGAGCAGGGGCCCGACCAGCGCACGCCGGTCTCCCCCGACAGCGTGTTCAGCGGCCGGGACCAGCAGCTGATCAACGACTACACGGGCCAGCCGTGGATCGGTTACGACCAGCACGGGCAGCCGTTCAAGTGGCACCAGCCGAACGACGACGGTGAGAACAAGGACCGGGTCACCCTCCGGGAGGCGCTGGACGACTCCCTCAACTCCCCCTTCGTCCAGCTCGGCCAGGATGTCGGCACCGACAAGGTGCACGACGCCGCCGTCGCGGCCGGGCTGGTCCCGAACGCCAACAACGGCCTGCTGGACTACAAGAACAGCGTCACGTACTCCATCGGTACCTCCTCGCCCAGCGCGATCCGGATGGCCGACGCCTACTCGACCATCGACAACCAGGGCCGGCAGAACGAGCCCTACTCGGTGACCAGCGTCCTCCACGAGGGCAGCGTGATGTGGAAGCACCAGGTCAAGACCAAGATCGCGTTCGACGCCAAGGTCGCGGACACCATCACGGGCATGCTCACCGACGTGATCAAGAAGGGCACCGGCACCACGGCCCAGCTGGACGGCGGCCGGCCCGCCGCGGGCAAGACCGGTACCACCGACGACAACAAGTCGGCCTGGTTCGACGGCTTCACCCCGCAGTTGTCCACGGCGATCGTGATGTACCGGCGCGACGACCAGGTGCACCTGGACGCCAAGGGCAATCCCAAGATGAACCCGTTCCTGTCCATGTACGGCACCGGCGGCGCGCCGACGATCCACGGTAATTCCTTCCCCGCGCAGATCTGGAAGGACTACATGAACGCCGCGCTCAAGGGTCAGCCGCACCTCGCCTTCGAGGAGCCCGCGGACGACGTCGGCACGGTCATCTACGGCAACGTGCCGAGCCCGACCCCGTCCCCGACGGAGACCACGCCGCCGCCGACAGCCACCACCGAGCCGCCCGCGACCGCGACGACGACCCCGCCGCCGCCCACACAGGAGTGGACCACGCCGCCGCCGACGCCGACGGACACCCCGACCAAGCAGTGCTTCCCGTGGCAGAACTGCGACCCGCCGACGACCCCGCCGCAGACGACGGACGACCCGACCCCGCCGACGGCCCAGCCACCGAACGGCAATGACCGGCCGGAGCGATCAGCCGGCATGTGA